A single Drosophila miranda strain MSH22 chromosome XR, D.miranda_PacBio2.1, whole genome shotgun sequence DNA region contains:
- the LOC108152098 gene encoding ATP-dependent RNA helicase p62-like → MSPPRSGFNRGFGRSGGSVHTGRVDRRHRQSHGKGSPRRRNGGANRSGAGGMNEDFNDLPSARWSDMRLTAFEKNFYREHPTTQSRPSHEVELFRSQHQIAIRGQAPNPIQFFEEVCFPDYCMDEIRRQRYSEPTPIQAQAWPIALSGHNLVGIAKTGSGKTLAFILPAILHINGQQPLQRGEGPIALVLAPTRELAQQIQSVANDFGSSAFVRNTCVFGGAPRSKQASDLKRGVEIIIATPGRLLDFLQSGATNLRRCTYLVLDEADRMLDMGFEPQIRKVLGQIRPDRQILMWSATWPKEVRQLAEDFLGSYIQINIGSLELSANHNIRQYVEVCGEHEKSAKLKDLLSHIYDQAHAPGKIIIFVATKKKTDELARFISAFGVSVGSIHGDKSQMDRDSVLNDFRSGRANILVATDVAARGLDVDGIKYVINFDYPQSSEDYIHRIGRTGRKLSKGTSYAFFTRKNARCARALIDILREANQNVNPELENLARGGAGGAGGAGGGREPRSRVGRGSARNHGSGRYNRNANKNTNSSRARADPR, encoded by the exons ATGTCGCCACCTCGCAGCGGCTTCAATCGAGGATTTGGGCGCAGCGGCGGAAGTG TGCATACGGGTCGCGTAGATAGAAGACACAGACAGTCGCATGGCAAAGGGAGTCCACGGCGCAGGAACGGAGGAGCTAATCGAAGTGGTGCTGGTGGAATGAATGAGGATTTCAATG ATCTTCCCAGCGCCAGGTGGTCGGATATGCGCCTAACAGCTTTTGAGAAGAACTTTTATCGTGAACATCCCACAACCCAGAGCCGGCCATCGCACGAGGTCGAGCTGTTTCGGAGTCAGCACCAAATCGCCATTCGTGGACAGGCTCCGAATCCCATACAGTTCTTTGAGGAAGTTTGCTTCCCCGACTATTGCATGGACGAGATCCGGCGCCAGCGGTACTCCGAGCCCACGCCGATCCAGGCACAGGCCTGGCCCATAGCTCTATCAGGGCACAATCTGGTCGGCATAGCCAAGACGGGATCTGGCAAGACGCTCGCCTTCATTCTGCCGGCCATCCTGCATATCAATGGACAGCAGCCGTTGCAGCGCGGCGAGGGGCCCATAGCCCTGGTGCTCGCCCCCACCCGGGAACTGGCCCAGCAGATACAGTCGGTGGCCAATGACTTTGGCTCCAGTGCCTTTGTGCGCAACACCTGTGTCTTTGGAGGAGCACCGCGGTCCAAGCAGGCCAGCGACCTGAAGCGTGGAGTCGAGATTATCATCGCAACACCGGGCCGATTGCTCGACTTTCTGCAGTCTGGAGCCACAAATCTCCGCCGATGCACATATCTTGTACTGGACGAAGCCGATCGCATGTTGGACATGGGCTTTGAGCCGCAAATCCGTAAGGTCCTCGGCCAGATCCGACCGGACCGTCAGATACTCATGTGGAGTGCCACTTGGCCCAAAGAGGTGCGTCAACTGGCCGAAGACTTTCTCGGCAGCTACATTCAG ATCAACATCGGGTCCTTGGAGCTGTCGGCCAATCACAACATACGGCAGTACGTGGAGGTGTGCGGAGAGCACGAGAAGAGTGCTAAGCTCAAGGACCTGCTGTCGCACATCTACGATCAGGCGCACGCACCGGGCAAGATAATTATATTCGTGGCCACAAAGAAGAAAACGGACGAACTGGCCAGATTCATAAGCGCATTTGGAGTCAGTGTTGGATCGATACACGGCGACAAGTCCCAGATGGACCGCGATAGTGTACTGAACGACTTCCGAAGCGGACGGGCAAATATCCTGGTGGCCACAGACGTGGCTGCGCGCGGCCTGGACGTGGACGGCATTAAGTATGTCATTAATTTCGACTATCCGCAGTCGTCGGAGGACTACATACACCGGATCGGGCGGACGGGCAGAAAGCTCTCAAAGGGCACGTCCTATGCATTTTTTACGCGTAAAAACGCCAGGTGCGCACGTGCTCTGATTGATATACTTCGCGAAGCGAACCAGAATGTTAATCCCGAATTGGAGAATCTGGCACGCGGCGGTGCAGGAGGCGCAGGAGGCGCTGGAGGAGGTCGCGAACCGCGATCCCGCGTAGGCCGAGGCTCTGCCAGGAACCATGGATCGGGAAGGTATAATCGTAATGCGAATAAGAATACGAATTCAAGTCGGGCCCGGGCAGATCCTCGCTAG
- the LOC108152099 gene encoding mitochondrial import inner membrane translocase subunit TIM50-B, with product MTLRAIARLHCRRARFGRRSRLLTSGAVPTMVDTEEAQTAGATGSTAQEGGQNQSQDQSQSQSCRIIFGIPMDLPSSLPKDEESQRRQEREEEEEKAEFERTWRRMKLGLSAFGMGGLLFSFWAIYFFGKPPLDEEGNAADDEFSKLPEIQQYIGRTWRTVNRFTQFIQEPSSQKLLPDELRAPYVQPPYTLVLEVKDVLIHPDWTYKTGWRFKKRPGVDLLLSECAKHFEIVIYTAEQGITVFPLLDALDPNGYIMYRLVRDSTHFVDGHHVKNLDNLNRDLKRVIVVDWDKNSTKLHPRNTFSIPRWSGNDDDTALFDLVSFLTVLGISEIEDVREVLQYYSQFKDPVAKFRENQQRLSEKIMAEELEKSSKPQPMVRNWTSFFQ from the exons ATGACTTTAAGGGCCATCGCGCGGCTCCACTGCAGACGAGCACGGTTTGGCCGCAGGTCGCGGCTGCTTACTTCAGGTGCGGTGCCCACCATGGTCGACACAGAGGAGGCACAGACCGCTGGAGCAACGGGTTCGACTGCACAGGAAGGGGGCCAGAACCAGAGTCAGgaccagagccaaagccagagctGTAGGATCATTTTTGGTATCCCGATGGATCTACCCTCATCGCTG CCGAAGGATGAGGAAAGCCAGCGACGCCAGGAGCgcgaagaggaggaggagaaggcgGAGTTCGAGCGGACCTGGAGGCGAATGAAGCTGGGATTGAGTGCCTTCGGCATGGGCGGCCTGCTGTTCTCGTTTTGGGCCATATATTTCTTCGGCAAGCCACCGCTCGACGAGGAGGGCAACGCGGCCGACGATGAGTTTAGCAAATTGCCGGAAATCCAACAGTATATCGGTCGAACCTGGCGGACGGTGAATAGGTTTACGCAGTTCATACAAGAGCCTTCGAGTCAGAAGCTACTGCCAGACGAACTGCGGGCGCCCTACGTGCAGCCGCCCTATACCTTGGTGCTCGAGGTCAAGGATGTCCTCATACACCCTGACTGGACATACAAGACGGGCTGGCGCTTCAAGAAGCGTCCCGGCGTGGACCTGCTCCTCAGCGAGTGTGCCAAGCACTTTGAGATCGTCATCTACACGGCGGAGCAGGGAATTACTGTGTTTCCGCTGCTCGACGCCCTCGATCCAAACGGCTACATAATGTACCGTCTAGTGCGCGACTCTACACACTTTGTGGATGGCCACCACGTTAAGAACCTGGACAATCTTAACCGCGATCTGAAGCGTGTGATAGTCGTGGACTGGGACAAGAACTCAACGAAGCTGCATCCGAGGAACACATTCTCGATACCCCGATGGTCCGGCAACGACGACGACACGGCGTTGTTCGATCTGGTCTCGTTTCTGACTGTTCTCGGCATCAGTGAGATCGAGGACGTTCGCGAGGTGCTGCAGTACTACAGCCAGTTCAAGGACCCCGTGGCCAAGTTCCGTGAAAACCAGCAAAGACTCAGCGAGAAAATAATGGCCGAAGAGTTGGAAAAGTCCAGCAAGCCGCAGCCGATGGTCCGAAACTGGACGTCGttttttcaataa
- the LOC108152100 gene encoding uncharacterized protein LOC108152100, protein MNLIVTSASALTVLNFVLLVLADIPSLINGEEVSDGVRLVMKTRSGDTLVRAARGALPEETVSPATNVDGQRMRNNRKSNRSQDNLQQAGGHKSRTGHKKHAVAENVSAVAQHPAQPKHKQGHKNSDKQQRQVIKQQQHGHQSHPGGKRPGPKAKASETASTCRYAKSAWSNCDAKSNMRTRILSLKKGEQNCLPTRTIQKKCKKGCRYEKGTWTPCTAGQMTREDKLQAEGVGASDQNCDPVRTVNKKCKGTGSSPEGKHHGPNRAAKERKQKDKGTPRRTAPQE, encoded by the exons ATGAATCTCATAGTTACATCTGCGTCCGCACTAACGGTGCTGAATtttgtgctgctggtgctggcggACATCCCCTCATTGATTAATGGCGAAGAGGTCTCTGATGGCGTGCGCCTGGTGATGAAGACTCGCTCCGGCGATACGCTTGTCCGGGCGGCCCGTGGGGCACTGCCGGAGGAGACAGTCTCTCCCGCAACCAATGTGGATGGCCAGCGCATGAGAAACAACCGTAAATCGAACAGATCGCAGGATAATTTGCAACAAGCCGGCGGCCACAAGTCCAGGACGGGCCACAAGAAGCATGCGGTCGCGGAGAATGTCAGTGCAGTCGCTCAGCACCCGGCGCAGCCGAAGCACAAGCAAGGCCACAAAAATAGTGAcaagcagcagcggcaggtAATAAAGCAACAACAGCATGGACATCAGTCCCATCCAGGGGGCAAACGGCCAGGACCCAAGGCAAAGGCTTCCGAAACTG CGTCCACTTGCCGGTATGCGAAGAGCGCCTGGTCGAACTGCGATGCCAAGTCCAACATGCGCACTCGAATTCTGTCTCTGAAGAAAGGGGAGCAGAACTGCCTGCCAACACGAACCATACAGAAGAAGTGCAAGAAAG GATGTCGATATGAGAAGGGCACTTGGACACCGTGCACCGCTGGACAAATGACGCGCGAGGATAAGTTGCAGGCAGAGGGAGTCGGGGCCAGCGATCAGAACTGCGATCCAGTGCGTACCGTCAACAAAAAGTGCAAGGGAACTGGCAGCTCGCCTGAAGGAAAGCACCACGGCCCGAACCGAGCCGCAAAGGAGCGCAAACAGAAGGATAAAG GCACTCCTCGTCGCACTGCACCGCAGGAGTAG
- the LOC108153234 gene encoding uncharacterized protein LOC108153234 translates to MKYNYNALLLATFAIWSAVFCSTVLGTTEGQETPLALPVAEHTTSPSVQGEVWEEDDHEVLIRNERGTKSDGLSCRYGKNPWTECDTKTNTRSRTLTLKKGDPACDQTRTIQKKCKKACRYEKGSWSECATGQMTRADKLKASSDPSCEATRVIKKNCKPGKSKDKSAKEQRKNKDKAARKGRV, encoded by the exons ATGAAATATAATTATAACGCGCTCTTGCTGGCAACATTTGCAATATGGTCGGCAGTGTTCTGTAGCACAGTTTTGGGAACCACAGAGGGCCAGGAAACGCCACTGGCCCTTCCCGTGGCCGAGCATACGACTTCTCCTTCCGTGCAAGGAGAAGTGTGGGAGGAAGACGACCACGAAGTGCTAATAAGGAACGAGCGTGGCACAAAGAGTGATG GCCTTTCATGCCGTTATGGTAAGAACCCCTGGACTGAATGTGATACAAAAACCAACACGCGCTCCAGAACCCTGACATTGAAAAAGGGAGATCCGGCATGCGATCAGACTCGCACCATTCAAAAGAAGTGTAAAAAAG CATGTCGCTATGAGAAAGGATCTTGGTCTGAATGCGCCACTGGACAAATGACTCGAGCCGATAAGTTGAAGGCGAGCAGTGATCCCTCTTGCGAAGCAACGCGTGTTATCAAGAAGAACTGCAAGCCCGGCAAGTCCAAGGACAAGAGTGCCAAGGAGCAGCGTAAAAACAAGGACAAAG CCGCTCGCAAAGGACGCGTTTAA